Below is a genomic region from Sorghum bicolor cultivar BTx623 chromosome 9, Sorghum_bicolor_NCBIv3, whole genome shotgun sequence.
AAGTCTGATAGACCTCTGCTATTTCAAAAGAAGTCTTTCATGGGGAAACTTTTTATTGAGAACCTTTCTTGTGGCTTTTACGATTTTTTGCTGCTATCTTAGATTTACGACCAGTAATCATAAGGCCCCAAATTTTTGTGTCCAGGTACAAAATCATCCAAGCCTACATCAGTTATTTCCATCACTAAGTGTTCGAGAAGGGTACTGTCATTTTCATATCCTCGTCGTCACTTGCCGCAAAGGGATTTTCAACTACTCCTaatcttttagtctctttttgaTTTGGTGTTACAGTTGTTCTATCGACTTCTGAATCAAGATATAAACAAAGCAAAACATGCTATCTTTCATTTTTCATAGTTTCCAGTTTACTTGCAATTGTGTTGTTATTTTTCCATAGCATTTATTCTGTTCATATGGTTATCCAGATGTGTTCTAATGTTTCCTATTTGATCCAGGTTCTATAGAAATCAACTGAAAGGTGTTTTAACTAGTTTGGAAGCTGATGGGTGGCAGCTTGCagacacctttttttttttcttggaatCCTGGAGAAGTTTGGGTTTATTGGCCATTGCAGTTTTAGTTATGttgtcttaggccttgtttagttcacccccccaaaccaaaaacttttcaagattccccgtcacattaaatcttgcggtacatgtatggagcattaaatataaagaaaaataaaaactaattatacagtttgtctgtaaatcgcgagataaatcttttgagcctagttactctataattggacaatatttgtcaaataaaaataaaagtgctacagtaccccaattcaaaaaattttggtaactaaacaaggccttattctcgGAGAAGTATGAaagatatttttgtttttaatgTGAAGACCCCTCATCTTTAACGGGAAGAGTATTGAGAAAGGAGGATGACTCAGTTCGGTTGTATGTAACGGCCATCACGTAAGATGATATATGCTTTGTTTATTGCAAGAGAAAGATCTATGAACGCTCATGTGACAGAGCCGGCTCTAATGGAGGGGCAGGCAGTGCGACCGCCGGGAGCCCATGGAGCTTAGGGGCCCAAAATAATATAGGTAATTAGTacatataattttttatttggcATATTAACATTTGGAGATCCAAGACAGAGTAGTCAAAGTCGTAGATTACTTTTTCTTTCGGTCCTATTCTACATAACGGTAGAAAAATAACAGATACACACGCCATCACAATAAGCAACACACCAACAACCATGATCGATTAgtattttcaattttttttcttatttgttTTGTGTATTCTCGCTATGCTCGTATAGTGCTAGGGCCTAGcattataaatttataatttAATATAGTTATCTGAATATATTAGATGTCGCCTAAGAAGCATTTGTCGAGTactcaaaaaaagaaaataagaagaacaAAGTATTGTTATGTTTTATGAATTATACATATATTGTAAAGTAATTTTTATTATCCGTACTATATATATTAATTTTGATATAAAAGTTATTTGAACGAGCCCTTATCTTCTTACTTGCCCAAGGACCCTTAAAATTATAGAGCCGGCCCTAGTGACAGGACATATGGCAAATTGGCGATGCCTCTGCACTTTATATGCCCTGCCGTttctgttgttgttgttgctgcttttCTTTCCACCTGGTGGCTGACCTTTATAACATTGGTACTTCTGGGACCtgttttatattttataaaccGGGCAAATTGAATCGAATTGAACAGTAGCCTACCCGCTGCGCATTGGCATCTCCTCTGTCTATTCGTTGTTTGGAAATATTTGTGGATCCTATTCCTTGAACACATTGTTTCAGCAAAATCCATTCAGTATTTGCTTCATGGCGGTGGAAGAAGTAAAACCACATCCGTGGTTAGGAGCGAAAATGGCCGAGGCAAATCTCGTTAAGGGCCCGTTCGGTTAGCAGGGAACGAGACCTTGGAAAAAAATCCAGCTGGAACAGCAGGCTTAATTTGTATAAGAAAGCAAATCTGGAATGAATCCTGACTCTGGAAGGAGCTAACCGAACGAGCCCTAagtcaagtcgtgattcccacaTTCGACTTGTAAATTTGTATTTATGGATACTAAAAATAATGTGTGGCATTACACACAAACCTCATAGAAACAACACTTAATACACCCTATctaaccttttttttttatgaaatcaTTTTTAGTCAAGATGAGCCTTCTATTAAGGTACCAAAGGAAAGTTCTAATCTTCAAAGGCAACTTAACGCTTGACAAATAACTAAACAAGGGGTTCTCTCATCCTAGGTATCTAGACTTGTTGGTATTTGTCGAGTTCTCAGACTACTGAATTCCCGACAGAACTCGAATGAGGGGAACTTGACCAAGACTAGGCCCACACTAGGGTCCTCACTAGTAAAGATCCCTCTATAAATGACGGATTGATTATAGATACAAGTTCAATCAAGAATACACAAGTAAATGGAGAGGGACTTGGAAGTCCACAGCCCTTTCGATGGATTTGGAGGTCCAAATGTGTCCCATCATCAAGTTTTTCGCCCCGACCTTTTGACTCCCTCCATCAATACCACGGCAAATTTGTTCGCTTGATTGATAAGGGAtgactaaaaatattatttattaatttattatgagagaaaaatactgctgaattaCTGATAAATTCGGTAAAGCAAACAAGCTGAATGACACGAGACGGTTAGAATACTTGTCCGAGTACGTGACAGTGGAAAATTGTGATTAGTCATAGCCCGAACTACGAACGAGGAGCGGCAGAAAATTGGGCCTTCAATGTTAAGGTAGGCCTTTGTTAGCAGAAGTAGCCCATGTCTGCTCCGAGACTCCCCAAGCCCACTCAGCCGAGTACCTAAACAGTTTGGCGGGAAACTGGTGCCTTCTGCAGGAAGGAGAGCAGCATACTCCAACGTTCCTAGACCAAATCTATAGACCACGCAAACTGCATCTGGGCCCAGTCTAGAATGCCCTCATGTACAAACAGGCGAGGCTTTCGTTTCGCTGACAACACACTACCAGAGCCGCGTGCCACTGGTCTACAAGCACCGCGCCTTGCAATTGCGATTCGTAGTGGCAACTTGGCAAGGCAAAACCCactcctccctctctctctctctctctctcggctGGCGTCACCAGAAAACCACCCCATCGTCCTCCCACGCCACCACCAATCCCCCTTTCGCAAGCGGGCACAACACCGGCACCTCGGGGATGCCGCTCCGCCGCCTCGTTGTTCTCTCCGCCGCCGTCTCCGGCCACCTCCGCCGCGGCCTCTCCACGgcctcctcgccgtcgcggcCTCCGTGGGCGATGATCCGCGGCCCCATGGTTGTCAACTCGCCGGAGCCGCGCGCGTTACTCCACCTCCCCGCACCGCCGTGCATCTCCCAAATCCTCGTCCCCGCCCACCTCGTCgacgccccgccccgccccgacCGCGACAGCGACACCGTGCCCGTGCGCGAGGTCTTCGGCGGCCTCGTTAGCGCCGTGAGCGCCGACGGCCTCCTGCTCCTCGAATTCATGGATCTCCGTCTCCGCGAGGCTGCTCCCGTCTTCAAGCACGGCTACGATCAGGCACGCGCAGTGGACGGCGTCCAGATTGCCGACCTCACCCGCTTCGTCCTGAACCCGCTCAGCGGCCAGATGTTCCGCCTCCCTGACATCGATGGCACGAAGAAGACCGTCTCCTGCGTGGACATCGGCATCCTCACCCAATCCGAACGCCCGGACCAGCCGCCTGACAGGTACGCTGTCGCCGTGCTCAACGACTACAACGATGGGGGGCAGCAGAGGTTCGTCATGCGGCGGTTTCTCTCGCAAACTGGAAAGTGGGACGAGCTGGTGGCTTTGCCGTCCCCGTCCCCGCACCCGATGGGCCGCTGGATGGAGGTGGTGGCCTTCGCCGGCCGACTGTGGTGGGTTGACATCAGCTGCGGCGTCATCTCGGCCGACCCGTTCAGCGACCGGCCGGACCTGCATTTCGTCGAGCTGCCGAGGGGCCGCGTGACGGAGCCCGTGGAGCACCTGGACGGTTTCTGTCGCGTGGGGGTCACTCAGGGGAGGCTCCGTTACGCAGAGGTGTCCCGGGAGGAGCCTTTCCTTGTTAGTTCGTTTACCCTTGACGACAGCGGCAGTGGCTGGACGACGGAGCACCAGGTGGCGTTCAGCCGGCTCTGGCCTGGAGAATGTCACCCGTATCAGGGCTCCCCACGGATTGGCGTTTTTGATCCACTGAACGCTAGCGTCTTGCATCTCACAATCGATAACACTGTTTTGGCTGTAGACATGGTTAAGAAGAAGCTGCTTAGGTGCTCGATGATAAGTGGTAATGTCCGAAGAAGGTCCTCTTtcctaaaagcatgtgtgctccCACCATGGCTTGGATCAAGTCAGATCCCTTCTGCAGGTAATCTTTCACATGGTTTCTTTTGGGACACATGTTTGATAAAAGTTTCTTAGAGCCAATATTGCAATTAAGGTAGGATAATTTTGCTAACCCATGGCAACAGCCTGATATTTGGGGAACAATGAGAATTCTTCTAAGCTTTCAGCTTTGATCAGGATTATCGGTAGTATTGTAATCAGAAACAACCTGGATTTTATATTATATTTCTGCACCTAAATCCTTGGTTCGTTTTGGTGTTATGTTATTCGACATGAGATTTCTCTATGTATTCATGTTTCTGAACTGGTTTTTAGCAATGTTATCTTGAACAAAAtttcagcatatatatatatatatatatcagttATGTTCTTGTTGAATGTCTCAAGTTTGTTTGCCACTTAAACTGTTATATGCATTTTGAGAAGACATATACCTTCTGTTCTTCTGTGATACCATTGTTCACAATGCCTTCTATTTACAATTTAAGGAACTCTTTTGAGCAAGGACAGTGCAAGAAGCAAGACTTTATCTGAATTTTTGGTTGGTGTAGACAAGGGCAAGAAGAAGTGAGATACAGCAGTAAACATGACTCTTGGTACCCACTTAAGCTAACTCGTCTTGTTGATTCTATTGTTTTGAAGTTTGTTGAATCTATTATCCGTTTCATTCTTTTCCATGCTAAGGATATCATCTTTTTACTTGTTAGTTACTTAGTTTTCATTGCCTATATATGTTGGTGTCATTATTTCTCAAACTTATCCTGAATGTGAGACTAGTTTAAAGGATAGCTAGTTTGATTAAGAATGATACTTGAGCAACTATTGTGTGTTTGCACCCTATTGCACAGGGAGTTTAGGATTCAGTATGGAGGACAATAAAATGTTACACTTAGGCAGAGTACAGATAGTACCTCCATCGTTTTTTACTCCTGACTTTGCATTAGGTGTGCATATTATCGTTCTTTAAATTAAGACATGTActtttactaaaaaaataagaCATGTATTGTCCTGAGTATGGTGTTCCTTTTTACTTGTGCTCATGCTGAGCCCAGTCAGTTGTTTTTTTGATGTCACTCGTTTTACTCATATGACTAATAAATGAGAAAGCTGATGGGTGGTAGCTGTAGAAACTCTAGAAAGCCTCATTTTTGGAAATCCTTGTGAAGTTTGGgtttatgccacttgcagttagcctttttttttttctgattttGGAAGAAATCCTGAAGAGTTTGGGTCTTACTTTGCACACATATTTAGAACTTGCAGTAGAATGGCTGAATTCAGTCAGCAAagccaaaacgacttaaattCGGATTGCAGAGAATTAATAAGTATGAAGCTACTTAAATCTATAAGATGTGTTGTCTTTccatttttataatttatccaCTCCTAGATAATTACAAGGATCTAATGAAGAGAGCTATGGAATTAAACCGTATTACTTCCTCTTTTTTGGGCAACAATATATATTTAGCTTAAATGAAGAAATTGCACGGACATACCATGTGCACTgtttttttctgaaaaaaatACAAAGAGGTATATATGATTATGCTAGTGTTTTGCTTTATATTGAAACCACCGGACTTAAGTGCAAACTAGAAATTCTGCTTATAAAACAAGTGTCTGAGAGCTTAAATAGTGGCCATCCTTGTCATCATGATGAGTCACCATCATTCCTTTGTCCTAAAATATTATCACCTACCAATCATGCCTGAGATGAAGTTAGCAAAGATCATGGTGTAATCTTCTATTGATCTGCTGAATCAAGATATAAACAAAGCAAAACATGctatctttcattttttttcataGTTTCCAGTTTACTTGCAATTATGTCCTTGTTTTTCCATAGCATTTATTCTGTTCATATGGTTATCCAGATGCGTTGTAATGTTTCCTATTTGATTCAGGTTCTATAGAAATCAACTAAAAGTTGTTTTAACTGATTGGAAGCTGATGGGTGGCAGCTTGCAGACCCTCAATTTTGGGGAATCCTGGAGAAGTTTGGGTTTATTGGCCATTGCAGTTTTAGGTATGGTATGAgagatatttttgtttttaatgGGAAGACCCCTCATCTTTAATGGGAAGAATATTGAGAACATTGCAGTAGAATGACTCAGTTCGGTTGTATGTAACAGCCATCACGTAAGATGATACATGCTCTGTTTATTGCAAGAGCAAGATCTATGAGCGCTTATGTGACAGGACGTATGGCGAATTGGTGATGCCTCTGCTTGGTTTATATGTCTGCCGTTTCTGCCGCTGCTGCTTCTTTTCTTTCCTGTTTTTTTTCAATACCTCGTTGCTGAATG
It encodes:
- the LOC110430185 gene encoding uncharacterized protein LOC110430185, producing MPLRRLVVLSAAVSGHLRRGLSTASSPSRPPWAMIRGPMVVNSPEPRALLHLPAPPCISQILVPAHLVDAPPRPDRDSDTVPVREVFGGLVSAVSADGLLLLEFMDLRLREAAPVFKHGYDQARAVDGVQIADLTRFVLNPLSGQMFRLPDIDGTKKTVSCVDIGILTQSERPDQPPDRYAVAVLNDYNDGGQQRFVMRRFLSQTGKWDELVALPSPSPHPMGRWMEVVAFAGRLWWVDISCGVISADPFSDRPDLHFVELPRGRVTEPVEHLDGFCRVGVTQGRLRYAEVSREEPFLVSSFTLDDSGSGWTTEHQVAFSRLWPGECHPYQGSPRIGVFDPLNASVLHLTIDNTVLAVDMVKKKLLRCSMISGNVRRRSSFLKACVLPPWLGSSQIPSAGTLLSKDSARSKTLSEFLVGVDKGKKK